A window of Mycolicibacterium madagascariense genomic DNA:
CGGCCATCCGCTCGACGCTGACGCCCACTGGTGTCGCCTACGTCAGCTACAACACCTACCCGGGCTGGAAGTCCAAGGAGACCCTGCGCGACGCCATGCTGCTCGCCAGCGGGGCGCACACCACCCCGCAGGACAAGGCCCGCGAGGCCCGCGCGATGGCCGACTTCCTCGAAGCCGCGGCGCCCGCGGACAGCGTGCTGGCCAAGGTCGTCGCCGTCGCCAAGGACCACGCCCTCGGGTTCGCCGACTCCTACCTCCTGCACGACGAGCTGGCCGCGTTCAACGCCCCGTGCTACTTCTACGAGATGATCGGCCGAGCGGGCGCGCACGGTCTGACGTACCTGGCGGAGGCCCACGTCGAGACCATGTTCCCCGGCAACTTCGGTCCCACGGTGAAGGACTTCCTCGACGCCAAGTGCGGCGGCGTTCAGGTCCTGATCGAGCAGTACCTCGACTTCGTCCTCAACCGCATGTTCCGGGAGACGCTGTTCGTCCACGCCGACGCCACGCCACGCATCAGCCATCAGCCGGACCCCGGCCGGTACCGGCCTCTTCACGTGGCGGCGTGGGTGCCGCCGGCCGCCGAGCCGACGGTGCTCGACCATTCGCGTCAGGAGTACGTCGTCTCCGATGCGACCTTGTTCACGAATGATCCCGGGGTCAAGGCCGCGATGGACGCGTTCAGTGCGCGTTGGCCCTGGACCCTGTCGCGACAGGAGCTGTTCGACGCCGTGCACGGGCGGCTGGTGTCCGCCGGACTGACTCCCAGCGACCAACTCGCGGGCCACCTCGACAACCTGGTGGGGGTGTTGATCACGCAGGGCGTGGCCAATTTCCGGCTGACTCCGGTGATACCCGAAAGCGCTTCTGGCGCTTTTCGACTCGACGAGCGCGTGCGCCGGATGGCGGAGCTGACCCGCGAGCGGGATGGCGCAGCCCGCACGTTCAACGTCTGGCACGAGACGGTGGAGTTGTCACCGGTCGATGGCCACCTGGTACCGCTGCTGGACGGCAGCCGCGATCGCGATGCGCTGCTGACCGCCCTGTCGGCCACGATGCAGGACGAGCCAGCCGTCCTCGCCGACCTCGTCGACACCCTGCCGCAGCGCCTGGTCGAGATGAAGCTGCTGGGCTGACGGGTCAATCCCATTGGCCGGCAAGGTATTGCGCGCGACAGGCCCGGCGCGCGAGCTTGCCGCTGGTGGTCCGCGGAATGGCGCCCGCGGGGAGCAGACGCACGTCGTGCACCGCCAGCGCGTGCCGCTCGGCCACGGCCGTCCTGATCGCCGCCAGCGCGGCCGCGGGGTCACCGCGGTGCGAGCGGGCCGCCCGCTCGGCGATGATCACCAGCCGTTCGCCGCCAACGTCGCGGCCATCGGGCGCGGGAATGGTGAAGGCTGCCACGTATCCCCGTCGTACGGCGGGTGAGGCATCGGCGGTCGTCGCCTCCACGTCCTGCGGGTAGACGTGGCGGCCGTCCACCTCGATGCGGTCGACGATGCGGCCGGTGACGTATAGCTCGCCGTCGAGGTAGACCCCGAGATCGCCTGTGCGCAGCCATCTTCCGTCGATCGGTGGA
This region includes:
- a CDS encoding class I SAM-dependent methyltransferase; translated protein: MIQRADQTNAVDALRSDYDKTPYTSNSFPQSAPGKLAAIAHLFGLPAPEVARARVLEIGCAAGGNLIPFAATHPQARVVGIDLSEVQIEQGRTQARAVGVDNLELIAGDVARLDLAALGRFDFVIAHGVYSWVPPQVQDALLAAIRSTLTPTGVAYVSYNTYPGWKSKETLRDAMLLASGAHTTPQDKAREARAMADFLEAAAPADSVLAKVVAVAKDHALGFADSYLLHDELAAFNAPCYFYEMIGRAGAHGLTYLAEAHVETMFPGNFGPTVKDFLDAKCGGVQVLIEQYLDFVLNRMFRETLFVHADATPRISHQPDPGRYRPLHVAAWVPPAAEPTVLDHSRQEYVVSDATLFTNDPGVKAAMDAFSARWPWTLSRQELFDAVHGRLVSAGLTPSDQLAGHLDNLVGVLITQGVANFRLTPVIPESASGAFRLDERVRRMAELTRERDGAARTFNVWHETVELSPVDGHLVPLLDGSRDRDALLTALSATMQDEPAVLADLVDTLPQRLVEMKLLG